Part of the Chlamydia muridarum str. Nigg genome is shown below.
CAGTTCTACCTGTGCAAGAGGTAGCTTTTTTAGTTCACCGTTACGGAGCTTTACTTGCCATAGATGGGGCCCAAGGAGTTGGAAGTGGACCTTTAAATCTTTCGGGATGGGATGTAGATTTTTATGCTTTTTCTGGACATAAACTTTATGCTCCCACTGGTATTGGAGTATTATACGGGAAGAGGGAACTTTTAGAATCTTTGCCACCAGTGGAAGGCGGAGGAGATATGGTGGTTGTATATGATTCAGAATCTTCTCGCTATCAAGAGCCGCCTTTACGCTTCGAAGCCGGGACCCCTCATATCGCAGGAGTGTTAGGATTAGGTGCGGCTATTGATTATTTACAAGCGTTACCTTTTTCTGTGTCAGACCATTTAACAGCGCTTACCCGCTTTTTATATAACCGGTTGCTTACTATACCTGATATTCAAATTGTGGGACCTCAACAAGGAACTCCCCGCGGCTGCTTATGTAGTATCATTATTCCTGGAGTGCAAGCTTCCGATTTAGGTTTTTTGCTAGATGGGAAAGGTATCGCTGTGCGCTCTGGGCATCAATGCTCGCAACCTGCAATGGCACGTTGGGATTTAGGCCATGTTTTACGTGCATCATTGGGGGTATATAATGACCAGCAAGATGTTATTTCATTTGTGGAAGCTTTAGAAGATATTTTACGTTCGTATCGTTAATGATTCCCATTTTAATCCGAATACACGGC
Proteins encoded:
- a CDS encoding cysteine desulfurase is translated as MYNVKEDFPIFRNQKDPYIYLDSAATTHKPQCVIDAVTDYYSFSYATVNRAIYSASHDISSAYWRVRSKVAAWIGARYDQEIVFTRGTTSSLNLLAIAANDSWLAGGTVVVSEAEHHANILSWEIACRRSGATVKKVRVNDEGIIDLSHLEKLLKQGVQLVSLAHVSNVSGAVLPVQEVAFLVHRYGALLAIDGAQGVGSGPLNLSGWDVDFYAFSGHKLYAPTGIGVLYGKRELLESLPPVEGGGDMVVVYDSESSRYQEPPLRFEAGTPHIAGVLGLGAAIDYLQALPFSVSDHLTALTRFLYNRLLTIPDIQIVGPQQGTPRGCLCSIIIPGVQASDLGFLLDGKGIAVRSGHQCSQPAMARWDLGHVLRASLGVYNDQQDVISFVEALEDILRSYR